AACAAGCTAACATCAAAAACACCATATCGACTTATTTTCCTTTTGGCTGTTATCCCCGCTCTTATAGGCGTATTCATTATTTCTGCGTTTGTAAAGGAAGTTCGTGTCAAGAAGGTCGAGCAGAAGCCTAAACTCTCATGGCGTGCCCTGCCAGTAAGACTTAGAAGATTTATCGCAGCATCTGTAGTCTTCAGCCTTGGCGCATACACATTTACTTTTTTCCTTTTGCGAATCAAGGATATGGGCATACCAGCAAAGATTGTTCCCTTAGCTTATTTGCTTTATAATCTCGTTTACTTTGTGGTCGCTTATCCCGCGGGAATATGGTCCGATAAGGTGGGCAAAAAAACAGTTCTTATGCTCGGCTATACCGCGTATATTATTACTGCATTGGGGATGGCATTAACTAATAGTGTTTTAGCTGCGTGGATTTTGATGGCGATATATGGAGTTTATCAGGCTTTTGCGCAGGTAAGCTCAAGGGCGCTGGTTAGCGATTTTGCACCGTCTCACATAAGAGGAACCGCGCTTGGAGTTTACCATACTGGTGTTGGTCTTGCGCAGCTTCCAGCAGGGCTTATCGTGGGGATGCTTTGGGAGAAATTTTCAGCAAAAACAGCATTTTTGGTGGGCGCAGCTATAGCGTTTTTGGCTTTTTTGATGCTTATTACTGTCAGGGAAGAAAAAACATAAAATGGAGGAAATACTATGCCGAGGCTTTCAGTTAATGTTGACCATGTAGCAACATTAAGACAATTAAGGGGAACGCGTTATCCCGACCCCGTTTTTGCAGCATACCTTGCCGAGCTCGGCGGCGCCGATGGAATAACTATTCACCTAAGACAAGACAGACGTCACATACAAGATCGCGATCTTGCAATCCTAAGGCAAACAGTCTCAACCCATCTTACGCTTGAGATGGCTCCTATGGAAGCTATGGTCCAAATAGCCCTTAAGTATTTGCCAGATATGGTGACATTGGTTCCTGAAAGAACTGGAGAACAAACAACTGAACGGGGATTTAATCTGGAAAGCGAGAGAACGATAGTTGAGCCGTTCATAGGGAGGCTTCAGGATGGGGGTATTGCTGTGAGCCTTTTTATTGATCCATCCGAGGATAACATTAGGTATGCCGCAGAGATGGGGGCAGATTTTGTGGAGCTTAACACGACCTACTATGCCGAAGCTGATTCCTTCGAGCGCGAAATCGAGGAGCTTGACAGGATAGATAGGATGGCTAACCTTGCTGCAAAACTGAAGCTTGGGGTAGCGGTGGGGCATGCGCTGGATTATCGTAATGTGGTTAATATCGCTGCCATAGAGGCTGTCGAGGAATTTTCTATCGGGCACTCCATAGTTAGCAGAGCCGTTTATGTTGGGTTTGAGCGCGCAGTAAGAGAAATGAAAGAGATTATAGAGCGCGCAGCTAAAAAATGAGCACCGCTTTAGCAATATTAGTTCTTGATACGATTATTGCGCTTGGGCAGCCTGTAACGGCGATTTGCCCGGCTGAGGCAGGATGCATGGTAGCTACGACGAGTCAGGAGATAATAAAGATTTGTGATGATTCAGTAGTAGCGCGAATATCGTCCGTATCAGGAAAAATTTTATCAAATATAAGCGATGTAGCATTCTCTGGATTACGAATTTGGATAAGTATTCCTGTTTTGCGAAAAATCCTTTCTTTTACTCTTAATCTCGATTTTTGTGGCGAGGTGGACCTTGATTTTTATCCCGACCAAGTAGCTATTTCCCCCCTCGGGGATTTTTTTGCGCTGGATAAAAGTAGCGGGTGTGTTCTCAGGTTCGATGATGCTGGTAATGTGGTTCAGCGTTTGTGGCTCGATGAGTTGGGGTTGTCACCACAAACAAGTTTAATCGGTGCAGCCTTGCCCGATAGGATTCGTGGTTTCTTGATGGATGCTGAATTCGACGAGAGCTTGAGCGGAGAATACGAACCTTTACTTTTTGACCGAGAGGAGCGTTCGCTTTGGTGTGGGGAAAGGATAGAAATTCCTGAAAATATTGAAAATATTTGGTTTTCTGGTGGAAAGCTTTTTGCACTAAGAGGTGATACGCTCGATGTTTTTGGTGCGGGTAAGTTGATATCCCCTATTAAGCCTGATGAAGTTGTGCTATCGGCTGATAATATTTATTTTAGCCTGAATGGCAGGATTCTTACTGCAAGGATAAAATGGCACAGATAGTTATATCAGTTCTTGTAGTTTTGGTGCTTTTATGGTGGATTTTTGAGTATCATCGCCATAATCGGTTTCTTGAGCAAATACCAGTCCGCATTCATATCAACGGTAGTCGTGGTAAATCCTCGGTTACGAGGCTTATAGGTGGAGCATTGCGTCAGGCTGGGATTAAAGTGGTGACGAAAACCACAGGAACCAATGCCCGATTCATATACCCTGATGGGAATGAAGAGCCAATAGTGAGGACAGGACCTGCTGATATTAAAGAGCAACGATGGGTGGTAAGGAAAACCGCAAAACTTGGTGCTGAGGCACTGGTAACCGAATGTATGGCTATCGACCCTGAGCTTCAATGGATTCTGCAGCACAAATTTATAAAAGCTCCGATAGCTGTGATAACTAATGTTCGGGAGGATCATCTTGATGTTATGGGACCCACTATCGATGATGTTGCCGATGCACTCTGCGGAGTTATGCCTGAGGGAGGAGTTTGTTTTACTGCTGAAAGTAAACTTTTTAATAAGCTCGAGGACAACGCCAAATCTTTGCGATGCAAGTTAATTTATGTTTCGCCCGATCTGGTGAGCGATGACGAAATGAAACAGTTTAGCTACATCGAGCACAAAGAAAATGTTGCGTTGGCGCTTGCCGTCGCTCAGCATCTCGGTATCGGGCGGAATATTGCTCTTCAAGGAATGTGGAGTTGCAATCCAGACCCCGGTGTGTTAAGAATATTCAAAGTCCAAGTTGGCGATTGTATTATTGAGTTTGCGAACGCGTTCGCAGCCAATGACCCACAATCGACTCTTATGATATGGAATATGATAAGAGAGCGAATTTCAAAAGATGCTAGAGTAGTAGTTATTGCTAATTCTCGTAAGGACCGCCCTCAGCGGGCAATGCAAATACCTGATGTTATGCACAAAATTCCCGCAGAAAAATATATTATAGTCGGCACGCTTACAAGGCCAATCGTTTTGAAACTAAGGAAGCTCGGAGTCGAGGGGGAAAAGGTTTGGGAGTTTCCCGAAGGGAAGCCTGAGGAGATAATAAGATTCATAAGCGATTTAGGTGACAAGGTTTTCGTTTTCGCCATGGGGAATATCGGAGGTGTTGGACA
Above is a genomic segment from bacterium containing:
- the pgsB gene encoding poly-gamma-glutamate synthase PgsB, coding for MAQIVISVLVVLVLLWWIFEYHRHNRFLEQIPVRIHINGSRGKSSVTRLIGGALRQAGIKVVTKTTGTNARFIYPDGNEEPIVRTGPADIKEQRWVVRKTAKLGAEALVTECMAIDPELQWILQHKFIKAPIAVITNVREDHLDVMGPTIDDVADALCGVMPEGGVCFTAESKLFNKLEDNAKSLRCKLIYVSPDLVSDDEMKQFSYIEHKENVALALAVAQHLGIGRNIALQGMWSCNPDPGVLRIFKVQVGDCIIEFANAFAANDPQSTLMIWNMIRERISKDARVVVIANSRKDRPQRAMQIPDVMHKIPAEKYIIVGTLTRPIVLKLRKLGVEGEKVWEFPEGKPEEIIRFISDLGDKVFVFAMGNIGGVGHRIVDYIESMVKAGKTNIGGMK
- a CDS encoding pyridoxine 5'-phosphate synthase, coding for MPRLSVNVDHVATLRQLRGTRYPDPVFAAYLAELGGADGITIHLRQDRRHIQDRDLAILRQTVSTHLTLEMAPMEAMVQIALKYLPDMVTLVPERTGEQTTERGFNLESERTIVEPFIGRLQDGGIAVSLFIDPSEDNIRYAAEMGADFVELNTTYYAEADSFEREIEELDRIDRMANLAAKLKLGVAVGHALDYRNVVNIAAIEAVEEFSIGHSIVSRAVYVGFERAVREMKEIIERAAKK
- a CDS encoding MFS transporter: MAMNSKDEAEYKRNIVFLGLTSFFNDWSSEMIFPILPAFMVDVLGIPKSLIGLIDGVAESTASILKVFSGYISDKLGRRKALSVFGYAFSTFAKPFLALAKSWPLVFFVRVADRIGKGIRTAPRDALVAESVKRTRRGHAFGLHRAMDTMGAFVGTLTAFILINKLTSKTPYRLIFLLAVIPALIGVFIISAFVKEVRVKKVEQKPKLSWRALPVRLRRFIAASVVFSLGAYTFTFFLLRIKDMGIPAKIVPLAYLLYNLVYFVVAYPAGIWSDKVGKKTVLMLGYTAYIITALGMALTNSVLAAWILMAIYGVYQAFAQVSSRALVSDFAPSHIRGTALGVYHTGVGLAQLPAGLIVGMLWEKFSAKTAFLVGAAIAFLAFLMLITVREEKT